The Sorangiineae bacterium MSr11367 genome window below encodes:
- a CDS encoding HmuY family protein has translation MKPRFLWLAPWLALACASCSDSAGTKDPNTADGGGSGNPNPSPDAGHDWSVFSSGTEVRVTVPESGRAYVRFDPPGAVQVSGDPKASTDWDLALEQYDVYTNGGASGTGRGSAFGPIDAPSYSAATPPQVPLMFTDKTGGAFVKWYAYDGDTHVLYSRYHVAGIQDGTRRWKVQVLGYYGERDGAPVSALYKVRYAELFADRVGDTVEVTNLDGTAGGLTADPNKTSEFLDLSNGARTMLTPAAANASNAWQLGFRRDTIGANGGVGGPRGVTSIDFDDAATAGEALAQVKTRTADGEKARFDAINWASFEGKTLRGDRVISGFGDAWADRNARTPAYAAWVVTSAGGEKKYFIGFTSFENATATSPGTVALRIKPFKE, from the coding sequence ATGAAACCGCGATTCCTTTGGCTCGCTCCATGGCTCGCCCTCGCGTGCGCATCGTGCAGCGACAGCGCGGGGACGAAAGACCCCAACACCGCCGATGGCGGCGGCAGCGGCAATCCCAACCCCTCGCCCGACGCGGGGCACGACTGGAGCGTGTTCTCCTCGGGCACCGAGGTGCGCGTGACCGTTCCCGAGAGCGGCCGCGCCTACGTTCGATTCGATCCGCCGGGCGCCGTCCAAGTGTCGGGCGATCCCAAAGCGTCGACCGATTGGGACCTCGCGCTCGAGCAATACGACGTCTACACCAACGGCGGCGCCTCGGGCACGGGCCGCGGCTCGGCGTTTGGCCCCATCGATGCGCCTTCGTACAGCGCCGCCACGCCACCGCAAGTGCCGCTCATGTTCACCGACAAGACGGGCGGCGCCTTCGTGAAGTGGTACGCCTACGATGGCGACACGCATGTACTCTACAGCCGTTACCACGTGGCCGGGATCCAAGATGGTACGCGCCGCTGGAAGGTGCAAGTGCTCGGCTACTACGGTGAGCGAGACGGCGCACCGGTCAGTGCATTGTACAAGGTTCGCTACGCGGAGCTTTTCGCCGATCGCGTCGGCGACACCGTGGAGGTGACCAACCTCGACGGCACCGCCGGCGGGCTTACGGCCGACCCGAACAAGACGAGCGAGTTCCTCGATCTGAGCAACGGCGCGCGCACGATGCTGACCCCCGCGGCCGCGAACGCGTCGAACGCATGGCAACTCGGTTTTCGGCGCGATACCATCGGCGCGAACGGCGGCGTGGGTGGACCGCGCGGGGTGACCAGCATCGACTTCGACGACGCCGCCACCGCAGGCGAGGCGCTCGCGCAAGTCAAGACGCGCACCGCGGACGGTGAGAAGGCGCGCTTCGACGCGATCAACTGGGCGTCGTTCGAGGGCAAAACGTTGCGGGGCGACCGCGTGATCAGCGGATTCGGCGACGCCTGGGCCGATCGCAACGCGCGAACACCAGCCTATGCCGCGTGGGTCGTCACCAGCGCGGGCGGGGAAAAGAAGTACTTCATCGGGTTCACCTCGTTCGAGAATGCCACTGCGACGTCTCCCGGAACGGTCGCCCTACGCATCAAACCTTTCAAAGAATAA
- a CDS encoding NADPH:quinone reductase codes for MRAAWYERRGAAAEVFVVSEMPAPHPGLGEVRVRVHASGINPGDVKKRAPWLGMPIAHPRIIPHSDGAGVIDAVGEGVDASRVGERVWCFGAQSYRPWGTAAEFTSVPSEQAVSLPDGIDYVQGACFGIPGITAHRAVFADGPVDGASVLVRGALGAVGRAAAVLAVCGGAHVVATVRSEDEVETAKRETGAHDVLVQSAADFTQRVLDLTDGRGVDRIIEVAFDANLSSNHDVIALGGVIAAYATAEAEPKIPFWPLLFKNVTIRLLGSDDFPRAAKLEAARAVSEAAADLVYPIAARFPLEEIARAHEAVERGARGRVVLDVSP; via the coding sequence ATGCGAGCCGCCTGGTACGAACGACGTGGTGCTGCGGCGGAGGTCTTCGTCGTCTCCGAGATGCCCGCTCCCCATCCGGGCCTCGGAGAGGTACGTGTACGCGTCCACGCATCGGGGATCAACCCTGGCGACGTCAAGAAGCGAGCGCCATGGCTTGGGATGCCAATTGCGCATCCGCGAATCATTCCGCACAGCGATGGTGCAGGTGTGATCGATGCGGTGGGGGAGGGCGTCGATGCTTCGAGGGTGGGTGAACGCGTGTGGTGCTTCGGCGCGCAATCCTACCGTCCGTGGGGTACGGCGGCAGAGTTCACCAGCGTCCCATCGGAACAGGCCGTCTCGCTTCCGGACGGGATCGATTATGTGCAGGGCGCATGCTTTGGCATTCCTGGCATCACCGCACATCGGGCGGTGTTCGCCGATGGTCCCGTCGACGGCGCGTCGGTTCTCGTGCGCGGTGCGCTGGGGGCGGTGGGGCGCGCGGCGGCCGTTCTCGCCGTGTGTGGCGGCGCGCACGTGGTGGCGACGGTGCGCTCGGAGGACGAAGTCGAGACGGCGAAGCGTGAGACCGGCGCACACGACGTGCTCGTGCAAAGCGCCGCGGACTTCACGCAGCGGGTGCTCGATCTCACCGACGGCCGCGGTGTGGATCGCATCATCGAGGTGGCGTTCGATGCGAACCTTTCGTCGAACCACGACGTCATCGCATTGGGCGGTGTGATTGCGGCTTATGCCACGGCGGAGGCCGAGCCGAAGATTCCCTTCTGGCCGCTGCTCTTCAAGAACGTGACGATCCGTCTTCTCGGCAGCGACGACTTTCCGCGCGCCGCCAAGCTGGAGGCCGCGCGGGCGGTGAGCGAGGCGGCCGCGGATCTCGTTTATCCAATTGCCGCGCGCTTTCCGCTGGAGGAGATCGCCCGCGCGCACGAGGCCGTCGAACGCGGCGCCCGCGGGCGCGTGGTGCTCGACGTCAGCCCTTGA
- a CDS encoding HmuY family protein gives MKHSLFAGILLSSMALTLAAGAVGCSDDESTAVNPGGDAAKDTAPSSDVRGDQSADTGTTDTGTIDTGTDAAPVERCTAAKEQLLKPIDSVSTGDVTVYATSGSTQSIYVNASAGGLPSQDQNPRIYIKLPSSKAAVTDKSAWSSTGWDLALKREVIFTNSGDSGQGQGSAVFLAGKAYEEVTQADAQGKTFASENFFNDDCTPKLDANSKVRTTFSDWYDYNPATHTLAPKAGTWLVKSAAGTLFKLQILSYYSSPDGGVGSAGGHFTLKVEAL, from the coding sequence ATGAAACATAGCCTTTTCGCAGGGATTCTTTTGTCTTCGATGGCCCTCACGCTCGCCGCTGGAGCCGTGGGGTGCAGCGACGACGAATCGACGGCCGTCAATCCGGGAGGGGACGCCGCCAAAGACACGGCCCCCTCGAGCGACGTGCGCGGCGATCAATCCGCCGACACGGGCACCACCGACACGGGCACCATCGATACGGGAACGGATGCCGCGCCCGTCGAGCGATGCACCGCGGCCAAGGAACAACTACTCAAGCCCATCGACTCGGTGTCCACGGGCGATGTCACCGTGTACGCGACCTCGGGAAGCACGCAGAGCATCTACGTGAACGCCAGCGCGGGAGGCCTCCCCTCGCAGGATCAGAACCCGCGCATCTACATCAAGCTTCCCTCGAGCAAGGCCGCCGTCACGGACAAATCCGCGTGGTCGTCCACCGGATGGGACTTGGCGCTGAAGCGCGAAGTCATCTTCACCAACAGCGGTGACAGCGGCCAAGGTCAGGGCAGCGCCGTGTTTCTCGCGGGCAAGGCCTACGAGGAGGTGACGCAAGCCGACGCGCAGGGCAAGACCTTCGCCTCGGAGAACTTCTTCAACGACGACTGCACGCCGAAGCTCGACGCCAACAGCAAGGTCCGTACGACCTTCAGCGATTGGTACGATTACAATCCGGCGACGCACACCTTGGCCCCCAAGGCGGGGACGTGGCTCGTGAAGTCCGCGGCGGGGACGCTCTTCAAGCTGCAGATCCTCTCGTACTACTCGTCGCCGGACGGCGGCGTGGGTAGCGCTGGCGGGCACTTCACCCTCAAGGTCGAGGCTCTCTGA
- a CDS encoding TonB-dependent receptor: MIALTLASTTTTGRARGADPVPRDAQDTVVVTGTRTPERSQRATVKTDVVTRDEMDRRGATNVGEALASQPGVRVDPGAYGFLGNVSAIQIQGFDRDRVLVLEDGERVVGDIGGAIDLATLPTADLARIEIVTGPTSSLYGSSALGGVVNLVTSPPRFEGASGRARIEGRSYRTLFAQANGAYRQGKTWVTLDANVFRQDGIARIAELPDLQVPDISRQMLGLRAGTSLTKRIDLRVRARWLHDKSDGLRSEETPGLGRYLIDLPADTHRYTLHVIETIDLGRGSNLRLTLGRQWTDNETSNDRRNSPVDQLRDRHQRMQSFEAVATFADGPRTWVLGTRAEAETFSQYLTKSESVSTGVTTTRQQEVVPQSFGNAAAYGQLEWRFGKKVTLLSGVRGEGHTKYGGAVSPRLALAYRPTPEVTLRLSGGRGFRAPSAKELGFVFDHAIYGYRVLGNADLRPETSWGLNGDATWQPDKAVTLRASAFANWVEDMIDLDLANGVPNGSVVDYRYTNFGKARTLGGDLSAGVRLWDDRLRADVSYSYLWTRDDLNDRPLGGRPPHTVTSSVRALLPSKFEANARWRVTTDAFINETTRSPAYSMVDLRLGRELWPKSQAYVGVLNLLDARQDVGRVGDTRPPLGRVVYLGLRADFPWEDE; encoded by the coding sequence ATGATCGCTTTGACGCTGGCGTCCACGACCACCACAGGTCGCGCCCGCGGGGCGGATCCCGTGCCGCGCGATGCGCAGGACACGGTGGTCGTCACGGGCACGCGCACGCCCGAGCGATCCCAGCGTGCAACTGTGAAAACGGACGTGGTCACGCGCGATGAAATGGATCGCCGCGGGGCGACCAACGTGGGCGAGGCACTCGCCTCGCAACCCGGCGTGCGCGTCGATCCGGGTGCCTACGGCTTCCTCGGCAACGTCAGCGCCATTCAGATTCAAGGCTTCGATCGCGACCGCGTCCTCGTCTTGGAGGACGGAGAGCGCGTCGTCGGTGACATCGGCGGCGCCATCGATCTGGCCACGCTTCCCACGGCGGACCTCGCGCGCATCGAGATCGTGACCGGCCCCACGAGCTCCCTCTACGGATCGAGCGCGCTCGGCGGCGTGGTGAACCTGGTGACGTCGCCACCCCGCTTCGAAGGCGCCAGCGGGCGTGCGCGCATCGAAGGGCGGAGCTACCGCACCTTGTTCGCGCAAGCCAACGGCGCCTACCGGCAAGGAAAGACGTGGGTCACACTCGATGCGAACGTCTTTCGCCAGGACGGCATCGCACGGATCGCCGAGTTGCCCGATCTGCAGGTGCCCGACATCTCGCGGCAGATGCTCGGCCTTCGCGCGGGCACGAGCCTCACCAAGCGAATCGACCTGCGGGTGCGCGCGCGATGGCTCCACGACAAGAGCGATGGCCTGCGCTCCGAGGAAACGCCGGGGCTCGGGCGCTACCTCATCGATCTCCCCGCGGATACGCATCGCTACACGCTGCACGTGATCGAGACCATCGATCTCGGGCGCGGGTCGAACCTGCGACTCACCCTCGGCCGCCAATGGACCGACAACGAGACGTCCAACGACCGACGCAACTCGCCGGTCGATCAACTCCGTGACCGCCACCAGCGGATGCAAAGCTTCGAGGCGGTGGCAACCTTCGCCGATGGGCCGCGCACCTGGGTGCTCGGCACGCGCGCCGAGGCGGAGACGTTCTCGCAGTACCTGACCAAATCGGAGAGCGTGAGCACGGGCGTCACCACCACGCGCCAGCAAGAGGTGGTGCCGCAAAGCTTCGGCAACGCGGCAGCCTATGGGCAGCTCGAATGGCGGTTCGGCAAGAAGGTCACGTTGCTCTCGGGCGTGCGCGGCGAAGGGCATACGAAGTACGGGGGCGCGGTTTCCCCGCGTTTGGCCTTGGCCTATCGCCCGACGCCCGAGGTGACACTGCGCCTCTCCGGCGGACGCGGATTTCGCGCGCCGAGCGCCAAGGAGCTCGGGTTCGTGTTCGACCACGCCATTTACGGATACCGCGTTCTGGGCAATGCGGATCTCAGGCCCGAGACATCGTGGGGCTTGAACGGCGACGCCACCTGGCAGCCCGACAAAGCGGTCACCCTGCGGGCCTCGGCCTTCGCGAACTGGGTCGAGGACATGATCGATCTCGATCTCGCGAACGGAGTTCCGAACGGTTCCGTCGTCGATTACCGGTACACCAACTTCGGCAAGGCGCGCACCTTGGGTGGCGATCTCTCGGCGGGCGTACGGCTATGGGACGATCGGCTGCGCGCGGACGTGAGCTACTCGTACCTCTGGACGCGGGACGATCTGAACGATCGCCCGCTCGGGGGAAGGCCGCCGCACACCGTCACGTCGTCGGTGCGCGCGCTCTTGCCGTCGAAGTTCGAGGCGAATGCACGGTGGCGCGTGACCACCGACGCCTTCATCAACGAGACCACGCGCTCGCCCGCGTACTCGATGGTCGACCTTCGCCTCGGGCGCGAACTTTGGCCCAAGTCGCAAGCTTATGTCGGGGTGCTGAACCTGCTCGATGCGCGTCAGGACGTGGGGCGCGTCGGTGATACGCGGCCGCCGCTCGGGCGCGTCGTTTACCTCGGTCTTCGTGCCGATTTTCCTTGGGAGGACGAATGA
- a CDS encoding M15 family metallopeptidase, with product MRFGLGAILLLAASAFAMVALNRTRADVIDIQPPFLVFVQPIDAETAKSMDGVSWRPGCPVPMEDLRAIDMTYWGFDAKPHAGRLIVHHEVSAAVVRVFKSMYSARFPIRRMEPIDKYGGSDEAAMEADNTSGFNCRPVTGGTAWSNHSYGRAIDINTVENPYIKGEIVLPAAGVPFVDRTNVRPGMILEGDAVTRAFDAEGFTWGARWKTRQDYQHFEIPPPGGHAAGDSPPN from the coding sequence GTGCGCTTCGGTCTCGGTGCCATTCTTCTCCTGGCGGCGTCTGCTTTCGCGATGGTCGCCTTGAACCGCACGCGTGCCGATGTGATCGACATCCAGCCGCCATTCCTCGTGTTCGTGCAGCCGATCGACGCGGAGACGGCCAAGTCGATGGACGGCGTGTCGTGGCGACCGGGCTGCCCCGTGCCCATGGAGGACTTACGCGCCATCGATATGACGTACTGGGGCTTCGACGCCAAGCCGCACGCGGGGCGTCTGATCGTTCACCACGAGGTGAGTGCCGCCGTGGTGCGCGTGTTCAAAAGCATGTATAGCGCACGCTTCCCCATACGCCGCATGGAGCCCATCGACAAATACGGGGGCAGCGACGAGGCGGCGATGGAGGCGGACAACACGTCGGGCTTCAACTGCCGCCCCGTCACCGGCGGCACCGCGTGGTCCAATCATTCTTACGGGCGGGCTATCGACATCAACACCGTCGAGAACCCCTACATCAAAGGCGAAATCGTGCTTCCCGCCGCCGGCGTCCCCTTCGTCGACCGCACCAACGTGCGTCCCGGCATGATCCTCGAGGGCGACGCCGTCACCCGCGCGTTCGACGCCGAAGGCTTCACCTGGGGCGCCCGCTGGAAGACGCGCCAGGACTACCAACACTTCGAAATCCCTCCGCCCGGCGGCCACGCGGCCGGCGATTCCCCGCCGAATTAG
- a CDS encoding ABC transporter substrate-binding protein, with the protein MRAFGVALGVFLAMVGGGAAAEAHAQTCTRPTDPAGHAGYAYGAAAVAHFDEARARVWYTTEGEHRVHAASTRPDGVPDEVARAAAVTQDALERYAGMGFRAPPSDEDTTCGSNGGDGRLDVYLVHFTAADGTAVPERCVGRQCASFILAESKLGERYPTADIGIRTVLPHEVFHTVQNGYDAEMDRFWAEGTAQWAAKTLDPTLTDLESFLPAFFREPSRSLDLPPGGASGAYLYGSAIWPVYLTETRGNDIVRTILEAEGADGSPALKATDAVVRPSSLATAFTRFAVWNTATGTRAMNAGYRDAKKYPMLSVPDFPAEGSVRRATSGLASFYYRLEVDAAKLLAFEGDPARTSATLVPLENGAARIDRATALSPASPTRVEAESIVVVSGVTTSKTDANFTLTLSTPPPQTPPPPVDHPPPPSSPNPDSGSGASSDSGGCSVSPSSPRGGGSAFAILLTLALFAAACGRTSSTKQTAAARIVSVGGPVTETVFLLGAGEQVVGVDTSSVHPDKANQLPHVGYQRTLGAEGVLSLTPTLVVAAEEAGPPAALEQIRGAGVRLEVISSEPSIAAARARIEKVGQLLDRDPKQALGDFDADVGRANALVAKATSHPKVLAIYARGQNLLHVFGTHSAADSMVRLAGGVNAVSGFDGSKPMAPEAMAEAAPDILLVPARGLESLGGLEGLAKVSGIAQTPAAKANRVVAMDDLLLLGFGPRTGQAIRELARKIHPELAAEPD; encoded by the coding sequence ATGCGTGCCTTCGGCGTCGCCCTCGGCGTGTTCCTCGCCATGGTTGGGGGTGGGGCCGCCGCCGAAGCGCACGCGCAGACCTGCACGCGTCCCACCGATCCCGCAGGTCATGCGGGGTATGCCTATGGCGCGGCGGCGGTCGCGCACTTCGATGAAGCGCGGGCCCGCGTTTGGTACACGACGGAGGGCGAGCACCGCGTCCATGCGGCGAGCACGCGCCCCGACGGGGTGCCGGACGAAGTGGCCCGCGCGGCCGCGGTGACGCAAGATGCCCTGGAGCGTTACGCCGGCATGGGATTCCGCGCACCGCCGTCCGACGAGGACACCACGTGTGGCTCCAACGGTGGCGACGGCCGGCTCGACGTGTACCTGGTGCACTTCACCGCAGCCGATGGAACGGCGGTGCCCGAACGATGCGTCGGGCGGCAATGTGCAAGCTTCATCCTCGCGGAGAGCAAGCTCGGGGAACGCTACCCCACGGCCGACATCGGCATCCGCACCGTGCTCCCGCACGAAGTGTTTCACACCGTGCAGAATGGCTACGACGCGGAGATGGATCGCTTCTGGGCCGAGGGCACGGCGCAGTGGGCCGCGAAGACGCTGGATCCCACGCTCACCGATCTGGAGTCGTTTCTCCCGGCGTTCTTCCGCGAGCCCTCGCGCTCACTCGACCTTCCACCGGGTGGCGCATCCGGCGCATACCTGTACGGCAGCGCGATCTGGCCGGTGTACCTGACGGAGACGCGCGGCAACGACATCGTGCGCACCATTTTGGAGGCCGAAGGCGCCGATGGCAGCCCGGCCTTGAAGGCGACGGACGCGGTGGTGCGCCCGTCGAGCCTCGCGACCGCGTTTACGCGCTTTGCCGTGTGGAACACGGCGACGGGAACACGTGCCATGAACGCTGGATACCGTGATGCCAAGAAGTACCCCATGCTGAGCGTGCCGGATTTTCCTGCGGAGGGCAGCGTCCGCCGCGCCACCTCCGGCCTCGCGTCGTTCTATTATCGGCTCGAGGTCGACGCGGCGAAGCTGCTCGCCTTCGAGGGCGATCCCGCGCGCACCTCCGCAACCCTGGTTCCACTCGAGAACGGGGCCGCGCGCATCGATCGCGCGACGGCACTGTCCCCTGCGAGTCCGACGCGCGTCGAGGCCGAGTCCATCGTTGTCGTCAGCGGCGTGACCACCAGCAAAACCGACGCGAACTTCACGCTCACCTTGAGCACGCCTCCGCCGCAGACCCCACCTCCACCGGTCGACCATCCACCGCCACCTTCCTCCCCGAACCCGGATTCGGGCTCCGGCGCGAGCTCGGACTCGGGCGGCTGCTCCGTCTCGCCCAGCTCACCGCGCGGGGGCGGAAGCGCCTTCGCCATTCTTCTCACCCTCGCGCTCTTCGCCGCGGCGTGCGGACGCACCTCCTCGACGAAACAGACGGCGGCGGCGCGCATCGTTTCCGTCGGCGGGCCGGTCACCGAGACCGTCTTTCTCCTGGGCGCGGGCGAGCAAGTCGTCGGGGTCGACACCTCCAGCGTGCACCCCGACAAGGCCAACCAGCTCCCGCATGTCGGCTACCAACGCACCCTCGGCGCCGAGGGCGTCTTGAGCCTCACCCCGACCCTGGTCGTCGCCGCCGAAGAAGCCGGCCCGCCCGCCGCACTCGAGCAGATCCGCGGCGCAGGCGTGCGCCTCGAGGTCATCTCCTCGGAGCCATCCATCGCAGCTGCCCGCGCACGGATCGAAAAGGTGGGGCAGCTCCTGGACCGCGATCCGAAGCAGGCCCTCGGCGATTTCGACGCCGACGTCGGGCGGGCCAATGCACTCGTTGCCAAGGCAACATCGCACCCCAAGGTGCTGGCCATCTATGCACGCGGCCAGAACCTGCTGCACGTGTTCGGCACGCACTCCGCTGCCGACTCGATGGTGCGCCTCGCCGGCGGCGTCAACGCGGTGAGCGGCTTCGATGGCTCGAAGCCCATGGCCCCCGAGGCCATGGCCGAGGCGGCGCCGGACATCCTCCTCGTTCCGGCGCGTGGCCTGGAAAGCTTGGGCGGCCTCGAAGGCCTCGCCAAAGTATCGGGCATCGCGCAAACCCCCGCCGCCAAAGCGAACCGCGTCGTCGCCATGGACGATCTCCTCCTGCTCGGATTCGGCCCGCGCACCGGCCAGGCCATCCGCGAGCTCGCACGGAAGATTCACCCCGAGCTGGCCGCGGAACCCGACTGA
- a CDS encoding L-serine ammonia-lyase produces the protein MPISVFDLFKIGIGPSSSHTVGPMRASLMFVTGLSDDGLLAGTASVRAELYGSLGATGKGHGSDKAVMLGLEGNHPARIDPFVAQDREAEIRSTLKLRLLGTHEISFDHREHVVMHRRESLPFHPNGMILHAYDADGAVLRSRTYYSVGGGFVVDENATGAERVKESDTVIPYPFRTGAQLLAHADETGLSISRIMLENEKALGKETGYSTVADIRRGLLEIWSVMRECVRNGFAREGVLPGGLKVKRRSAELYRKLTTRPDPSDPFVVMDWVNLYALAVNEENAAGGRVVTAPTNGAAGVIPAVMHYYANHVPGTDEEGIVRYLLTAGAIGVIYKECASISGAEVGCQGEVGSACSMAAAGLTEVLGGSPRQVENAAEIGMEHNLGLTCDPVGGLVQVPCIERNAIAAVKAINAARMALRGDGSHFVSLDKVIKTMRETGEDMKDKYKETSRGGLALNVIEC, from the coding sequence ATGCCCATCAGCGTCTTCGATCTGTTCAAGATCGGAATAGGCCCCTCGAGCTCTCACACCGTCGGGCCCATGCGCGCATCGCTGATGTTCGTCACCGGACTCTCGGACGACGGATTGCTCGCCGGCACCGCCTCGGTGCGCGCGGAGTTGTACGGGTCGCTCGGCGCCACCGGAAAGGGGCACGGCAGCGACAAAGCCGTGATGCTCGGATTGGAGGGCAACCACCCAGCTCGGATCGATCCCTTCGTCGCGCAGGATCGCGAGGCGGAAATCCGCTCCACGTTGAAGCTGCGCCTTCTGGGGACGCACGAGATCTCCTTCGACCACCGCGAGCACGTGGTGATGCACCGGCGCGAGTCGCTACCATTTCACCCCAATGGGATGATTTTGCACGCGTACGACGCCGACGGCGCCGTGCTGCGCAGCCGAACCTATTACTCCGTTGGGGGCGGCTTCGTCGTCGACGAGAACGCCACCGGTGCAGAGCGCGTCAAAGAATCGGACACGGTGATCCCGTATCCCTTCCGCACCGGCGCGCAGCTCCTCGCGCACGCCGACGAAACGGGCCTCTCCATCAGCCGCATCATGCTCGAGAACGAGAAGGCCCTGGGCAAGGAGACGGGCTACTCCACCGTGGCCGACATCCGCCGCGGCCTGCTCGAGATTTGGTCGGTCATGCGCGAGTGCGTGCGCAATGGCTTTGCCCGCGAGGGCGTGCTGCCCGGCGGCCTCAAAGTCAAACGCCGCTCGGCGGAGTTGTACCGCAAGCTCACCACGCGTCCGGATCCGTCGGATCCCTTCGTCGTCATGGATTGGGTGAACCTGTACGCGCTCGCCGTGAACGAGGAAAACGCCGCAGGCGGGCGCGTGGTGACGGCACCGACCAACGGCGCCGCCGGCGTCATCCCCGCGGTGATGCACTATTACGCGAACCACGTCCCCGGCACCGACGAAGAGGGCATCGTTCGCTATCTGCTCACCGCGGGTGCCATTGGGGTCATCTACAAAGAGTGCGCGTCCATCTCGGGCGCGGAGGTGGGCTGCCAGGGCGAGGTGGGATCGGCCTGCTCGATGGCCGCCGCCGGCTTGACCGAAGTCCTCGGCGGCTCACCGCGCCAAGTGGAAAACGCCGCGGAAATCGGCATGGAGCACAACCTCGGGCTCACGTGCGATCCAGTGGGCGGCCTCGTTCAAGTGCCCTGCATCGAGCGCAATGCCATCGCCGCGGTGAAGGCCATCAACGCCGCGCGCATGGCCCTGCGCGGAGACGGCAGCCACTTCGTCTCGCTGGACAAAGTCATCAAGACGATGCGCGAGACCGGCGAAGACATGAAGGACAAATACAAAGAGACCTCGCGCGGCGGACTCGCGCTGAACGTCATCGAGTGCTGA